A window of Agelaius phoeniceus isolate bAgePho1 chromosome 9, bAgePho1.hap1, whole genome shotgun sequence genomic DNA:
TTACAGCTGATTTCCATAACACAGCCTTACCTGCCACTGCCTCCAGCAGAAATTAACTTGTACTGCAGTATTAGATAAAATGTGAGAGGAATCTCCTTTTCATTCCTTGCCAACAGCTCTTTTTATTATGTTTATTCCTCTTTATGGggtttttactattttttttcctgctgtgattcCTCCCAGTCATGCAGTACCTGAATATTTTGCAATAATGGCTCTGTTCAAGAACAGCACAGGAAGGGAATTTTCCTACTGAAGTCTGTCTCTCACATCATCTATTTGAACAAAGCTCCAAAACGTTGTCACTGCATTTGTTACACCATAAAGCACAATATAGCTGCCTTTTCAATCTTTAAATTTGGAGGAGGGAAATAATTCACCTCAAAAAATAATACTTTGAGGGTATAACATTTGGGTTGAGTGTCTTGTTACCAGCAACTTATTGAGGAACTGGAGGGATTTAGGCAAAATTTGGTGACAGTTCTGAAGAGGTTGACCACAAGAGCCATGGAACTACAGCAGGGAATGATCTGGGAAGAggctggggaaaaggagagggagcAGGATCTGGGATCAGCCCTGTGGGAGCCAAACCCTCCCCAAACTCTGTCCTGTCCTGGTGgaaaacagcaggagctgctcctttatttgaaaagagaggagccagtcctgcctgcagggcacagagacAGCTCCAGGGAGGAGATGAGCTCAACCATCCTCACCTGCCCATGGATGACCACACTCAGATTTATTTGTCCTGCAAATGCACCTGATCTGTCCAGGCAGCAGCTTCAGTGGGCTTTGGGAAGGTTTTCCTGTCACATTTATTGCAATTACAGCAGCATGACTGCTGctaatttaaaaggaaatacaACTGGAGCAGTGCTTTAAATTGGAGCAGGGTTTTAAATAGGCATTTGTGGAGGTGACCAGACACTGGCAGAGGAACACCCAGATTTCTGATCCAGTTTAggcagaaaattcctgtttggCCTCATGCAGAGGAAATTTTTACAGAAGTATTAAGGAACAGAAGTTTACTGCCCAGCTAACTGCAGGATTAGCAGGCAAGAATTTATTTCAGCCCAGGTACCTTCACCCCATGTGGGATTTGGGTTCATTGCTGTGTCCTTTCTCCATCCCAATCCCTTTCCATCAGCCAAACCTCTGCTCATTAGCTTTTAATTACAGCCCTGGCAGAAGTCACAAGGTTTTCCAGACCCACCAGACTGGGCAGGGCAGGTTATCAGAGAACCATGGAATAATAATGTTGGAAAAGCTCTCCAGGATAACTGAATCCAACCCtcaaccatgtccccaagtgccacagccaggcACCTTCAGcacatctccagggatggtgactccctgttccagtgcttcccCACCCTTTTTCTGGGAGCAAACTTTCCCAAATCTCCAATCAAACCCACTCTGGCACAAACTGGGGCTGTCTCCTTGATGCCTTTTTTGGGCTCACTtaaaaacagaggccagacagGATTGGGGGAATAAAAGTGggtatatttaatatttaatgaaGGGCTTTCAGGTACATTTCAGGACAAAGCCTCCCCGAGGGGCTACATCCAAAATGGACCAATGTCATGAATTTTTGATACTTTTATAAGTTTCATCCATTTACATATCAGGGGTTAAtcctccaattacagcttcaggtaatgtAGTAATTTACTCCAGTTTACTCCTCTCCAAATCACTTTTATTTGTACTTTTCGGGCCCTGAGGCTGTAGATGATGCCTGGAGAggctccctggagcagaggctggacagagttaaggaataaagcagggatttactCAAAGGCCTCACAGGACACACCTTGGGCAgtggcagagcctggccctggctCCACCCAAGATGGACAATGAGTCACAAGATTTCACatttgatcagttctgctccatttccacGCTGGGTTCAGGGTccaatcccagctccaggggatgcagtcccaccctcccaggctgctctcctCCATCCCCTGCTCTTGGCACTTTTTGGGGCTGAAGCTGcagcggtgtccttggttctggggctggaaaaggattgttgtGTGTGCCTGAGCTgtggggagagctgctggcactTCATATGGAGTGTAAAAACTTCATATATACAAAActatatagtgtatatatatactatatatagtatacatataataaatatatactatatagtatCTATATATACATTATACATAGATATACACACACTATaccatatatttttatatactatatatatttgtatatatttatacataaaatataatatatatacactatagtatatatatactatacacattatatatagtatatacaGTCTTATGACTGTAGTATATAGTAAATAGTACATATAGTCTTACTACTATATATGtactatatatagtatataacTAGAACAATATTATATATAGactatatatagtatataacTGTAACAAGTTCAGAGTTAtatactaatgcagtacagaatctggaaaatatcaAAGCTAAAACTCAAGGCATCATTTGGTACCCTTGAGTTTCAGGCTTAGAGGAATTGTTTTTCCTGACCAAGACATGAAGACAGTTAAGGACATTTTACATGGAGTTTCGTTATACCCTAAAGCACTAGAGGACTTGAAGAACAGAAAAGCTCAAGCCCAAGGCATcaccctctcctctctcctctgtccctgcccctctgtGTTGCAGTCTCAgaggccctgagcagcagcagcagcagcagcaggagcctggtCGTGGCCACCATcgtggtgctggtgctggccctgctcagctccctgctcagcgCTGGCTTCACCTGCACCAACACTGTCAGCAACCCCTACCAGACATTCCTGGGACCCATTGGAGTCTACACCTGGAATTCCCTGTGTGGTGAGTGCCATTCTAGTCCTCACATCCattatttatatctatatctctatatctctatatatctatatatctatatatatatatgtatatatatatatatatatatatatatatatatatataaatatagatatatagatatagatatatatacacaaaattaattattatattatgatCTATTATATTAGATTATcattattatactatattatatatatcacatttaaatagataaaaatttaaaataaaatagataaaaataaaaataaaaatagataaaaataaataaaaataaaatagataaaatctataaaatatattatatagagttttataatataatatatattatatattatatattatatattatattttaatataatacataatatataatatatattgatataatatataatatatgatatataatatattatatattatatattatataatataatatatattatatattttatagacataataatatattttattatataaaatatattatataatatattttatatatttttatatattttataatatattatatatataatacattatatataaaataaatattatatatttttatatatgtgcGTGtgtttttatacatatatatatataaaaaatatatattctgaCATTAAAGAATATAGATCTGCAAGAAGAAACGTCTGGAAATACATTCTGCtctctgggtttggtttttaacTGTGCCTGCTGGCACACCTGAAAACCACCTTTTAAACATGATTAAAATACATGATATggcaataaaaaaatatttatatgatAGTATTTATAGGGAGGCACCAGTTTGGAGGAATGAGCCATGGCAAAAAATTATTCCCCtctttaaaacataaaattcCCAGGTGAAAATAAGTTTAAACTTGtttaatcattaaaaaaaagggtGGAGATGCTGAGTCATTAGAGCTGTTCATTCAAGAGGTGGAGGTGGGAGccccattcctgctgggattgagcccggctgctcccagcccccctgtgctgctctggccacCCCTCAGCTCTCACACTCCAGCAGTCTCAGGAGGATTAGGTGTTCCTCTAATAATGGGTTTGCACTTgaataatttccatttaatACATCTGATTACAGAGTACTTCAGCACAGGAATTTTGGCCTTCAAAAGCTCTTCAGGTTCAGGGAAAAtgttcccagcagcatccccctgtcCTGGGGACAAAACCAGACCTGGATGGGAAGGGAACAGTGCAGATAATCTTAATTTTTACAAGTACAAGTGGAGGTGTGAAAATCACCCATTTTTTAACACAGATGCTGAAACAGCTGTGAAACACAGTCAGAAAAGGGAACAAAGCTTAATTAGACAATTATTCACTTCTGAGACTTCTGAGTCAAGCTTCTGAGACAAGCTTTTCCTGACCCAGCCCCTGAACTTGCAAGCTCTGTCAGAAATGAAAGGACCACGGGCTGGCCAAAAtgaaaatttggggagaaaataaaTTCTGGTGTTGGCTCAGGGCTGTGGTTACTTTTAAAAGCCCTGCAAGTGCAGTGACCTGGACGGTTATTTTGCTGTGGGTGCTTTTTTATGGGAAATCACACATCATTTAACGTGGGAGGTCATCTTGGAGGTGCCTAATTCTCCTACCAGGGCTCTCCTGAATAGAAAATGAAGCTGTTCAgcatgagctgggctgggatgaggTGCCTGGAGAGGAGGAATGGAACTGTTCCACCAAGGTTCAGAGATTACAGCTCTGTTGGCACGAGGAAGGCAGAGATGCAACAGCAATATTCAGATAAATGTCAAAGCAGCTGAACTTTTACATTTGGGAGGCTGCAAGAAATGGACCCAGATCTAATAAGACATCACATTTTGGCTTCTCCCAGACTCATCCAATAATTCAAGTTGGAAAAAACAGGAGGGCTCCAAGTCTaacccctgggcacagcccaggctgctcagggctttATCCAGCTGTGACATTTATCCAGCTGTGACATTTTACCCAGCTGTGATATCTTATCCAACTGTGATATTTATCCAGCTGTGATATCTATCCAGCTGTTTTGACTTTATCCAACTGTGAGACTGCCCATCCATGAATTTGGGCTCATATCAAACAGACATTTACAAATCACCAAAGAGGTGAATACACAATACTCATCAGCactaaattaaacaaaaaaagttaaattagATGCTTTATCTAAGAATAATCACTGAGAATCTAATAATTTTAGATATATCACTGCCTATATCAAAACACCTGTCAGATACTATTGGGTGGGGCAAAAATTCTTTAAATGCCCCTGTAGAATTGCTAATATTAGATAAACTGATTTAAATCCCTGGACCAGGGCAAGAATTAAAGCagattatatattatatgatatGGTATGCTATTATATATTATTAGGTATATTATTAGTATAATAtaatgttatattatattatattatattatattatattatattatattatattatattatattatattatattatattatattatattcacTACACAAATAGCCCTACAGTTCCTCCTCtaaaatttgcatttctgttttgcagGAGTCCTCACCCTCATAGCCATGATCCTTTTCCCTGTGAACGTGGAAGGGAACAGCCTGTCCCAAGAGCTGGCCCACAGCTGTTCTAGCTCCCTGCAGACACACCTTGGATCCAAACACAACTATGGATATTCCTACTGGATCATGCTGCTCATCCTTTTCCTGAACATTGCTTCTGTCATCATCATCTATTTCTACGACCACGCCAGATATTCCAagaagaaagagcaggaaagaCCCATAGAGAATGCACCAAAGGATGTTATTCTGTTTTGAGGACACCTTGGAAAAGGGGGTGTGAAGGAAGGTGACTTTAATGTGGACAGCAAATTTCCATTTGCTCTGACTTGTGTGCACACTTCAATTCCCAGATTGTTTTGAGGACACCAAagcctggtttggttttgtgccTGCTGGCCCGAGCAGGAAGATCAAAGCCGTTGTTTTGTAAAGCCTGCAAAAACCAGGATCCCTTGGGATGAGGAGAAATGGTcactgaggtgctgctgctccatttTCTCCTTGCTATTCTCAGGGATCTCCTGCAGGTCTGGAGGCTCCTGGGCCTGGGAGCACCTGTGGCCAAAATCCACAGAGCACAGAGTGGATTTAAATCCCTGGGGGCATTTAAAGCCCTGTggaggtggcacttggggacactggggtgcccttggcagagctggggaatgGCTGGACTCCATggattttccagcctaaatgattcaACAGTTCCATGAGAGCAGAGAAGCCCAGTATCTGCAGGTTTGTAACAGAGGAACaccaggaaaatcctgcttgagccctgcccagagccaagGGCAAAGCCACACCTCGGGCAGGtgagcccagcccctctccacaCGCCCCTGCTGGCACAAAGTCCCTTCCCCAGGTGATGGTTCCAGTGGTGATTTCTGGCCAGGACCATCCCCTTGCCCAGTTTGAGGAGTGTTTCATGTGCTCACAAAGACTCAGGGCTGCAGGACTGCCCAGGAGGGGGGGAATCAAGTTCCATTCCCTTCTCACTCCTCCCAGGGAATGAGCACTGGGACCTTGGGACAGATCCAAAGTGCAAAATCCTGCTCAGAACACGTGTTCAGCACTTCTGCTCCTTTGTCCTTCacctctgcagccaggagagactttttttattcctttaaaaagaaaaaaaaggcctccttttcctttgcagTGTGATTTTCAGTCACGCTCCACATCTGTCCTGTGATACAAGAGGTGCTCGTGGAGATAAAACAGCACTTTGGAGAGGGGATGAGGAGATACAAGAGGTGAATCCTCACTATTTATGTCACAAAAAGAAACTTTGGAGATGaaagcagccagcactttgtgCAGCTGAGCTCTTTCAAAGGAACCAAAGCAGAGGGATTTCCCATCCTCCCTCTGAGGGCAGAATggggaataaaataaaaataaaagaggattTCTAAGACTTGAGGTGTGGCACAGGTCAATAAAACCAGGGCTGATCTTTGCCTGGAagtgctggggagggctggaaATGTTGTGGTGCAGCCAAACATTTGCCAGTTTTGCTTTGGCTGCAAAAATTTTCACAATATCAGTGTTCATCTGTCAGTGTTGGGCCCAGGCAGCATCTGTCCCacaccacagctctgctcagaggGGTCTGGTGGAGGGATGGAGTCAGAATAATGCAGGAGGAGCCAGAattccagctctggggagcaggagcttcCCCTTGCCTGGGAGTTTCTGCTGCCTCTAAACACTGGTTTggtgtggtattttctggggtcctcatggcaggaaggaaatgatgaatctgactccatgttcttagcaggctaatttgttattttatgtacttatattatattaaagaatgccaTACTAAACTATaataaagaatagagaaaggacaCAGagagaaggcttaacaagatactaattaaAAACCCATGATTCTCTCCTCAgggtcctgacacagctggctgtgattggtcattaagtaaaaacaattcacataaAACCAATCAAACTTGgttgtgattggtcattaagtaaaaacaattcacataaaaccaatcaaacaatcaCCTGCTGGATAAACactctccaaaccacattccaaagcagcaaaacacaggagaagcaaatcagataattgttgttttcatttttctctgaggcttctcagcttcccaggagaagaaatcctgacaaaggggttttttcagaaaatatgacaatGACAGTTTGGGAAATCCCAGAAATCCTGCTTTTGGGTGCCTGTTGGGAGCACGTGGCTCTGTTAAAATCAGACTGGAGGTCTCTTGTTTGCCTGCAGACACCAGAAAGTGGCTGTGTAACAAATCTCACCCGCTTTGATGCAAGTGCCAGATCAAAGCCACCACAACACGACACAAACCCGATTTAAACAGGAGTTCAGGTTGCAGCTGACTAACAAAGCTACCTCGGGATTCTTCCTCTGCATGATTTAGTTCAGTTTGAGGGCAGaaattcccttcccagcacaaagagctgctcagggatggcAGAGGGGAATGGGGTTGAGGAGCACCCACACATCCCTGCCCCAACCCCATTGATTTGGGGCAATAAACTGCAGGGTACAATATTTACAGGCAGAATTTTAAATATAGAAAGCTTGCATTTTCAGTTTGCCCCAAAAGCAGGCACCCAAGATGAGCTCAAATTCAGAAGTTCT
This region includes:
- the CLRN3 gene encoding clarin-3, which codes for MPSRKKTSMFASAFCTCVGSFVVICVVLATPQWVSSEVRFSRTGTTVTVSLTYGLFSGTCEQFVDAGLQVSKTTFQVSEALSSSSSSSRSLVVATIVVLVLALLSSLLSAGFTCTNTVSNPYQTFLGPIGVYTWNSLCGVLTLIAMILFPVNVEGNSLSQELAHSCSSSLQTHLGSKHNYGYSYWIMLLILFLNIASVIIIYFYDHARYSKKKEQERPIENAPKDVILF